The region GCGGGAAAAATCGAAAGTCGAAGATTCCGGCGAGTCAATCGTCTCCGGTTCAGAGCAAATAAATTTAATCCAAAATTCATTTCCTAACACATGGGATGCAAGAAACTTCGTTAGTCGAGATGGAGAATCAAAGCTCAACACACAGTCATTCTTCGCCTCCTTTGATCAACGAAGTGACAAAGCCGCCGGACCAAGCGCCTGCACCGCCTTGGTAACAGTTATCGCCCATTGGCTCGAATCAaacgccgccaccaccaccatgcCAACTGTCCAACAATTCGACTCTCTCATCATCTCCGGCTCCTCCGAGTGGAGAAGCCTCTGTGAAAAAGAAACCCACGTGGCAGAATTCCCAGACAAACATTTCGACCTCGAAACCGTTTTACATGCCGGAATCCGGCCATTATCAGTTTCTCGAGGGAAATCATTCGTGGGGTTTTTTAGCCCGGAGAAATTCGATTCATTGACAGGAGTGATGTCGTTTGATGAGATATGGGATAACGAGATTAGTCGAAGCCCTGGGGTTTATATCGTGAGTTGGAACGATCATTTCTTTGTGTTGAAAGGGGATGAAGATGGTTACTATATTATTGATACTTTGGGTGAACGGCTTGTTGAAGGGTGTGATCAAGCTTATATCTTGAGGTTTGACCATGGCTCCTATTTGACTGAAAGTGGAAGCAACGAGGTGATTTGCAGAGGGAAAGAGTGTTGTAAAGAGTTCATCAAGAGGTTTTTAGCAGCCATACCACTAAAAGAGCTTGAAATGGAGGAGAAAAAAGAGGCTGTCCCTTACTACTCGTTGCACCACCGTCTGCAGATCGAGTTCAACTTCTGTAGTACGGTGTAACCACCACCTTGGTGCGGTTTCCGACCACCAATGCGGTGGTGGACTTGTATATTTGTGTATATAAACTAAATTCATGGTGATATAGACTGAATTTATGGATACCACCCATTAACCGTAGAGTACCAACTATTTTTCTTCTAGATAGAAAGCAACGGTAACAAATATGAAATGATGATGGAACTTGGAAGGAAACTCAATAACTCGTATACTAgtttttggttaaaaaaaaaaaacttttttcaaCCAATCAACATGAAAACAAAAACATATTGTTTTAATGCCGGTTGTAATTAATTTTTGTTATGTCATTTTATCAACAAATTAGGCGTGTTCAACGTATAATTTATAGAAGCTTTTagttttaaaagaaaatgatAATAACTTTTAATTTTGGTCATGTTTagtcattttttttttgtgtttgattGATCCTtgaattatttaaaattattcacATTTTATCCTTACGACCGATAACAACCGACCATAAGAGTAAAATATAAACAATTTCAAATAATTCAATGGTAAATCaagcaacaaaaaaaataaagtgactaaatatgaacaaagttGAAAGTTTATTACCCTTTCAATGCATTATACATTTTTGTAATAATCTGTTAGTTTATTTTGTCTATTTGTAGCAATTACttagattaataattttgatttcggTCATTATAATTTGTTTTGTGTCGTCTTTGTAAGGAATATTATAGAATAGAATACCTAGCACATAACCATTTTTTAGTTCATGACTTTAAATCCTAGTTCATAAGATAAAGGTTTAACTAGAGTTTATTTATTCACCCATAAGTGAAACACCAACCCACAAAGAAGAAATAATCAATAGAGTTTCACAAAGGCAAAAAGACACATATACGacaataaaactaaaaataagaTCGAAAATCAAAGGGAGTACAGTGGGAAGTACATATAGAACCAACATACAAATAGAAAAGGTAAATACAAGTAATAACTAGGAAAAAAATATCGACAAAACAATTTGAAAGCAAAACAGTGAAAACTGGGTGAAATGTACAAACAATGTAAATGAAACTAGCACCTAGACTACTAATGTACTGCTCTACGTCCACACACTTTAATCAAAGCTAGTGTCATTGGTAAGAGAAAAACCTCATTCAAATCTAACACCACATTATGTTCACATTTCTTTATCCTATGTTCTCTCTTCTTCACATAATCTATACAACAAACGTCTCCACCATCTGGAGTGAAAACTATAGCATATGTCctagggatgagcatcggaaccggGTACCTGCTTTTGGAACCAGAACCGCCTCAGAAATGCCGGTTCTGGAACTGGAACTGCCTTAAGCGGTTCtggttccggttcctaaagttatggaaccgCCTTAAGTGGTCCCAGTTCCAATTCTCATTTTTTTGAAACCGCTACCCGTTGGGTACCCGCCGAaaccggtttatatatatatatatatatatatatatatatatatatatatatatatatatatatatatatattagtatttcATATAAATATGTGTGTGTTACTTAGACCGGTTTAGAATATATTGGTCCGATTCTGTCCCTCTTTGATCCGAATTGATTCGATTTGGATCGAACAAATTTGCGGTTTTATTGACAAAAGTTAACAAAGATAATGTAACCGAGTTACCCGCtctcggaaccggaaccgccggttccgggacTAGTTCCAAAATTTTAAGAACCGCCTAGagcggaaccggaaccgccggttccgggacAGGGTCCAAAAATTTAAGAACCGCctagagcggttccggttccggttctaactttctaggaactATCGGTTCCGATTCTCgccaaatgaggcgggtacccgcctatgctcatccctaataTGTCCTAAGTATATGTTTGATGAATCAAGTACTTTTAAATAGGGATGAgcataggcgggtacccgcctcatttggcgagaaccagaaccggaaccggcggttcctagaaagttagaaccggaaccggaaccgctctaTGCGGTTCTTAAATTTTTGGAACCAgtcccggaaccggcggttccgaTTCCGAGAGCGGGTAACTCGGTTACATTATCTTTGTTAACTTTTGTCGATAAAACCGCAAATTTGTTCGATCCAAATCGAATCAATTCGGATCAAAGAGGGATAGAATCGGACCAATATATTCTAAACCGGTCTAAGTAACACAAACATATTTATATgaaatactaatatatatatatatatatatatatatatatatatatatatatatatatatatatatatatatatatatatatatatatatatatatatatatatatatatataaaccggttTCGGCGGGTACCCAGCGGGTGGCGGTTCCAAAAAATGAgaattggaaccggaaccacttaagacggttccataactttaggaaccggaaccaGAACCGCTTAAGGCAGTTCCAGTTCCAGAACCGGCAGTTCTAAGGCGGTTCTGGTTCCAAAAGCGGGTACCCGGTTACGATGCTCATCcctacttttaaacataaataaatcatatttatgttTTTAGTAATTATCTTacgattaaatataaatatattttaataatttttttatttgaaacAAAATATATATCCCATacgattaaatataaatatagtttAACAATTATGtcatatttatttgaaactcaTATCTCAACAATTTATTATCGGCATCTAACAAATAaatattcatttgattaaattacacgaatggtccctatggtttaacgTAATTTgaacgtttggtccctaacttatttttttaactcggaaggtccttactgtttgtttttataatgcgtttggtccctgtcttacctaaaaaaattattttgcgcttgattttttaatttatttaaataagcaCACCCCCAACCCCAgcttcaccttaccttacctaccccatcatttttccctatttaagtTATAgactttttaggtaagacagaaaACAAGTgactaacaaaaacaaacagtagggatcaaacgcgtaacaaaaacaaacaatatggactttccgagttaaaaaaaataagttagggaccaagcacgtaaattatcccaaaccataaggaccatttgtttaatttactctatttatttaataaatatgtAACACCCTATTTCGGACCGTTCTGTGATTCGGGATTGTGGACCATAATTTGGTTATGTGTAGGCTTAAGGGCTTTAAGGAAGTAAGGTTTGAGCTTTATTGGAAGAGATTAATATTGGTAATTGTATACTTGTAACCAAGGATGGATTGGGGAAAGCTAAGTGTTAGGCCACTTGCGAGGGCTAAGTTTTAAGTTCGACATATGGTGAGCTAAAAGTATCGATGTAGACGTGTagagctcttcaatacctttctgtggatataaagaactccGGAATCGAAGTTAAAACAAAGAAGTTGTGATTATTTGAAGTTGGACTGTAATTTGATGAAAACCCGTACTCACGAGGTGACAGATTGTGTCATGACGTGAGGGGCTATAGTGAAGGAAAAGTGTCCGGACCATGCTCAAGATGTGAGCTATAGATGCTC is a window of Lactuca sativa cultivar Salinas chromosome 1, Lsat_Salinas_v11, whole genome shotgun sequence DNA encoding:
- the LOC111917428 gene encoding uncharacterized protein LOC111917428, with amino-acid sequence MVVKMKKWSPWQHQPPVVTGSKKFRVKVERIKLEGFEHGGGGGEKVMGVELRWKGERKHGLAAVGFHRRRPGERWCKERIVRKGEVIVWEEEDDLENICWFSTVASNAFDLNQHKFAPWIVTFKFTYGEYNKGKTAVIGKVSLDLAELASRIDSPVIEKKLPVDLEVAGFTTQATISVLLSFVEINDSVQLAHEATQSEDVVEVAKAEKNQSSLEEVLFSDSDNSVTFDSEGTSESRDVTPPRSMIAVPPELDKKANFFNWKRQRLNNRREKSKVEDSGESIVSGSEQINLIQNSFPNTWDARNFVSRDGESKLNTQSFFASFDQRSDKAAGPSACTALVTVIAHWLESNAATTTMPTVQQFDSLIISGSSEWRSLCEKETHVAEFPDKHFDLETVLHAGIRPLSVSRGKSFVGFFSPEKFDSLTGVMSFDEIWDNEISRSPGVYIVSWNDHFFVLKGDEDGYYIIDTLGERLVEGCDQAYILRFDHGSYLTESGSNEVICRGKECCKEFIKRFLAAIPLKELEMEEKKEAVPYYSLHHRLQIEFNFCSTV